From Cellulophaga lytica DSM 7489, a single genomic window includes:
- a CDS encoding efflux transporter outer membrane subunit — MKSTIKYKFISKTALIVVVAFTLQSCFVAKDYDRPELPQTEALYRTDNLPTDSISMANVSWKNLFTDNYLEQYIQEGLQNNLDIRIAIQQLAAAEAYAKQGKAGYFPTLSIGPNYTHQELSKNSQFGSFLSNTSTDQYDITANLSWEADIWGKIRSNKRATQAAYMQSVAGHQAVKTQLISSIANTYYNLLALDAQLAITKETIKTRESSVETIKALKDAGNVTQVAVDQNIAQYNSAKALKVDLEAAIFRTENTLSILLGKAPQSFKRSSLDIQKIETDLALGVPATLLSNRPDVMAAEYGLINSFELTNVARSSFYPSLTLTASGGYQSLELDKLLDANSLFANIVGGLTQPIFNQRKLKTQKEVALAQQEQSLLQFKKTLLTAGSEVSNALYTYNAETEKYEYRLKQVEALRRAEQNSEELLKNGYANYLDLLTARESALNAELNIIDSKLQQLTSIVNLYEALGGGWK; from the coding sequence ATGAAATCTACAATAAAATATAAATTTATTAGCAAAACAGCGCTTATAGTAGTTGTTGCTTTTACACTACAAAGTTGTTTTGTTGCTAAGGATTATGATAGGCCAGAGTTACCACAAACCGAGGCCTTATACAGAACAGACAATTTGCCTACAGATAGTATATCTATGGCAAATGTGTCTTGGAAAAACTTGTTTACTGACAATTATTTGGAGCAGTACATACAAGAAGGTTTGCAAAACAATTTAGATATTAGAATTGCAATTCAACAATTGGCAGCTGCAGAGGCTTATGCTAAACAAGGTAAGGCTGGGTATTTTCCAACATTAAGCATTGGTCCTAATTACACACACCAAGAGTTATCTAAAAACAGTCAGTTTGGTTCTTTTTTAAGTAATACTTCTACAGACCAGTATGATATTACTGCTAACCTATCTTGGGAAGCTGATATTTGGGGTAAAATAAGAAGCAATAAAAGAGCCACACAAGCTGCATATATGCAAAGTGTTGCTGGGCACCAAGCTGTAAAAACACAGCTTATTTCTAGTATTGCAAATACATATTATAACTTATTGGCTTTAGATGCCCAATTAGCTATTACTAAAGAAACAATTAAGACTAGAGAAAGTAGTGTAGAAACAATTAAAGCCTTAAAAGATGCTGGTAATGTAACTCAAGTTGCAGTAGACCAAAACATAGCACAATACAATAGTGCAAAAGCTTTAAAAGTAGATCTTGAAGCTGCTATTTTTAGAACAGAAAATACGTTAAGTATATTATTAGGTAAGGCACCACAAAGCTTTAAGAGAAGTAGTTTAGACATACAAAAAATAGAAACCGACTTAGCGCTTGGTGTACCAGCTACATTACTTAGCAACAGACCAGATGTTATGGCGGCAGAATATGGTTTAATTAATTCTTTTGAGCTTACAAATGTTGCTAGAAGTAGTTTTTATCCTTCATTAACATTAACAGCTTCTGGGGGATACCAAAGTTTAGAGTTAGATAAATTATTAGACGCTAACTCCCTTTTTGCAAATATAGTTGGTGGTTTAACGCAGCCTATTTTTAATCAGCGTAAGCTAAAAACACAAAAAGAAGTTGCGCTAGCACAACAAGAACAGTCTTTATTACAATTTAAAAAGACACTTTTAACTGCTGGTTCTGAGGTATCTAATGCTTTGTATACGTACAATGCAGAAACTGAAAAATATGAGTACAGATTAAAACAAGTTGAAGCCTTACGTAGAGCAGAGCAAAACTCTGAAGAGTTACTTAAAAATGGGTACGCAAATTACCTAGATTTATTAACTGCCAGAGAAAGTGCTTTAAATGCAGAACTTAATATTATTGATAGCAAATTACAGCAACTAACAAGTATTGTAAATTTATATGAAGCTCTTGGTGGCGGCTGGAAATAA
- a CDS encoding TetR/AcrR family transcriptional regulator, with amino-acid sequence MITKKELLECAKANFTKFGSKRITLDELAKTLGISKKTIYVHFKNKETLVNKSVTSLINDYKLDINEIVKNNLNDDILTIILIYKRGFEYLRYFKPSFIFGLKKYYPKAHTTFYNFRHELAFTIIYNLLKNAKEKGQILPNVNLKLVTELYFLNVGTIAFSSDNLFNIYDSDTILKHLIVYNLKGITVKEYANSYYN; translated from the coding sequence ATGATCACTAAAAAAGAGCTTTTAGAATGTGCTAAAGCCAATTTTACAAAATTTGGCAGCAAACGTATTACTTTAGATGAGTTAGCAAAAACGCTAGGAATTTCTAAAAAAACGATTTATGTACATTTTAAAAACAAAGAAACTTTAGTGAACAAAAGTGTTACGTCTTTAATAAACGATTATAAATTGGATATTAATGAAATTGTTAAAAACAATTTAAATGACGATATACTTACTATTATACTAATATACAAACGAGGGTTTGAGTATCTAAGATACTTTAAACCCTCGTTTATTTTTGGTTTAAAAAAATACTATCCTAAAGCCCATACTACTTTTTACAATTTTAGGCATGAGCTTGCTTTTACAATCATTTATAACCTTTTAAAAAATGCTAAAGAAAAAGGACAAATTTTACCTAATGTAAACCTTAAACTGGTTACAGAGTTATATTTTTTAAATGTAGGGACTATTGCTTTTTCTTCAGACAATCTTTTTAATATTTATGATTCTGATACAATTTTAAAACATTTAATTGTTTACAATTTAAAAGGTATAACTGTAAAAGAGTACGCTAACAGTTATTATAACTAA